In the Triticum aestivum cultivar Chinese Spring chromosome 2B, IWGSC CS RefSeq v2.1, whole genome shotgun sequence genome, AGGAGTCGTCATCTAGCTATCGTCGTCGGCAGCCACGGCCTTGCTGCCTCCGGCCTTCTTGGGGAGCAGAAGGTTGTGGATGTTGGGCATGACACCGCCGCTGGCGATTGTGACCATGCCGAGCAGGCGGGAGAGCTCCTCGTCGTTGCGGACGGCGAGCTGGATGTGGCGCGGCACGATGCGGGTCTTCTTGTTGTCCCTCGCCGCGTTCCCGGCCAACTCcagaacctgcacaaacaagggaATCGCAACGGTTACTTCCAAAATTCCACAAAGCTTCGAGTGGAATTAGCAAGCAGAACCACCTATGCCCAAA is a window encoding:
- the LOC543185 gene encoding protein H2A.7-like, with the protein product MAGRGKAIGSGAAKKAISRSSKAGLQFPVGRIARFLKAGKYAERVGAGAPVYLAAVLEYLAAEVLELAGNAARDNKKTRIVPRHIQLAVRNDEELSRLLGMVTIASGGVMPNIHNLLLPKKAGGSKAVAADDDS